In Argonema galeatum A003/A1, a single window of DNA contains:
- the crtD gene encoding C-3',4' desaturase CrtD, whose amino-acid sequence MSGLKSPHIVVIGAGIGGLTAAALLAHRGYQVLVLEQALVPGGCASTFKRQGFTFDVGATQVAGLEPGGIHHRIFSELEIEIPAATKCDPACAVYLPGETEPINVWRDPQRWQAERQRQFPGSDRFWQLLANLFRYSWAFQSRDPVLPPRNLWDLWQLTKAVRPDTILTLPYTFLTVGDALRIYGLGDDRRLRTFLDLQLKLYSQVDAEETALLYAATALGVSQEPQGLYHLVGSMQVLSDRLVEALERDGGKLLMRHSVDRICVENGKATGVRIRNQKTGEVWTESADIVVANVTAQNLVHLLSGEINEPQRSRTIPQGYRRRVDKLPPASGAFVVYLGVEESAIPPGCPPHLQFLYDGEGPIGENNSLFVSVSHPGDGRAPDGKATITASSFTDVRQWWNCANYDDFKDKYTEEAIARLSQYFHLTPETILHVEAATPRTFAHFTARDRGIVGGIGQRVSTFGPFGFANRTPIKHLWLVGDSTHPGEGTAGVSYSALTVVRQIEADFSRRFS is encoded by the coding sequence ATGTCCGGCCTAAAATCCCCACACATAGTCGTCATCGGTGCTGGAATTGGCGGTCTCACAGCAGCAGCGCTACTCGCTCATCGCGGTTACCAAGTGCTGGTTCTCGAACAAGCCTTAGTACCCGGAGGATGCGCTTCTACTTTTAAACGTCAAGGATTTACCTTCGATGTGGGTGCTACTCAGGTTGCTGGACTGGAACCGGGCGGCATTCATCACCGCATCTTCTCGGAATTAGAGATTGAGATACCAGCGGCGACGAAGTGCGATCCAGCTTGTGCTGTGTATCTACCGGGTGAGACGGAACCGATTAATGTCTGGCGCGACCCCCAACGATGGCAGGCGGAACGGCAGCGGCAATTTCCCGGTAGCGATCGCTTTTGGCAGCTGTTGGCAAATCTGTTCCGCTACAGTTGGGCTTTTCAATCTCGCGACCCGGTGTTGCCACCCCGTAACTTGTGGGATTTGTGGCAGTTGACAAAAGCAGTTCGTCCTGATACAATATTAACCCTGCCTTACACTTTTCTGACGGTTGGCGATGCTTTGCGGATATATGGGCTGGGTGACGATCGGCGCTTGAGAACGTTTCTGGATTTACAACTAAAGCTCTACTCTCAGGTAGATGCTGAAGAAACTGCTTTGCTATATGCTGCTACTGCTTTGGGTGTTTCTCAAGAACCTCAAGGATTGTATCATCTTGTGGGTAGTATGCAGGTGTTGAGCGATCGCCTCGTGGAAGCCCTAGAGCGAGATGGCGGTAAGCTGTTAATGCGCCACAGTGTCGATCGTATTTGTGTGGAAAACGGAAAAGCTACTGGCGTCCGCATCCGCAATCAGAAAACTGGTGAAGTCTGGACTGAATCGGCTGACATTGTTGTGGCAAATGTTACCGCACAAAATTTGGTGCATCTGTTGTCAGGGGAAATAAACGAACCGCAGAGAAGTAGAACTATTCCCCAAGGTTATCGTCGTCGGGTGGATAAATTACCGCCAGCGTCGGGTGCTTTTGTTGTTTATTTGGGAGTAGAGGAAAGTGCGATTCCGCCGGGATGTCCGCCTCACCTACAATTTTTGTATGATGGGGAGGGGCCGATCGGGGAAAACAATTCCTTGTTTGTCTCGGTAAGTCATCCAGGAGATGGTCGCGCCCCCGATGGTAAAGCAACTATTACGGCTTCTTCTTTTACGGATGTTAGACAGTGGTGGAATTGTGCCAATTATGATGATTTTAAGGATAAATATACTGAGGAAGCGATCGCTCGTCTCTCTCAATATTTCCACCTTACCCCAGAAACCATTCTCCACGTTGAAGCTGCTACACCTCGGACTTTTGCTCATTTTACAGCACGCGATCGCGGCATTGTCGGCGGCATCGGTCAAAGAGTATCCACTTTTGGCCCGTTTGGCTTTGCCAATCGCACTCCCATCAAGCATCTCTGGTTAGTAGGCGACTCGACTCATCCCGGTGAAGGTACTGCTGGCGTCTCTTACTCAGCTTTAACTGTCGTCCGACAAATTGAGGCTGACTTTTCTCGACGGTTTAGTTAA
- a CDS encoding HetZ-related protein, translating to MNITTANDFNPTSIIDLNSPEHLPKNYDSQTLTQLLLEELWASIGSQSLQVKGVASRMALEVERVCRKSSRIQSSGQIRSWQLTLGRHRLEKCLSYYRLGPKQGRVELHSNLSAIVYRYIALPQSQLGFQGRTNLIEDFLQDFYIESFKAFRRENELAQDYKPRTQLELAEYMAFIEHYAKRRITLPGGNTQQLIVLRAQAFVKRQPAETALDIEQAVEMPKGDQDQTGMQSSLMQQLRSQIVAETIDPSEGVLRDRVISELLEYLESQDQSDCVDYLVLKLQDLAAPDIDAILGITPRERDYLQQRFKYHVEKFARVSHWKLVHQWLGADIDQKLGMSSQQWETFFDRLSPQQQQLLHLKQNHKLDEEIAKALKVTPKQVQKQWMNMLEIAWKVRNSETPKPKAVGERGGCCSLSVAVGSKGKLVA from the coding sequence ATGAACATCACAACTGCCAACGATTTCAATCCAACTTCTATCATCGATCTCAACTCTCCGGAACATTTGCCAAAAAACTACGACTCTCAAACTTTAACCCAGCTGTTGCTGGAGGAACTGTGGGCATCAATCGGCTCCCAATCCTTGCAAGTTAAGGGGGTGGCTTCCCGAATGGCGCTGGAAGTAGAACGGGTTTGCCGTAAGAGTTCCCGCATCCAAAGTTCCGGTCAAATCCGCTCCTGGCAGCTCACCTTGGGGCGTCATAGGTTGGAAAAGTGTCTGTCCTATTACCGCTTAGGGCCTAAACAGGGTCGCGTTGAACTGCATAGCAACCTCAGTGCGATCGTTTATCGATACATAGCACTGCCGCAATCTCAGTTGGGCTTTCAAGGGCGCACTAACCTAATTGAGGACTTCCTGCAAGACTTTTACATAGAGTCTTTTAAAGCTTTTCGGCGCGAAAATGAGCTTGCACAAGACTATAAGCCCCGCACTCAGTTGGAATTGGCTGAGTATATGGCATTTATCGAGCATTATGCCAAACGACGGATTACTTTGCCAGGGGGTAATACCCAGCAGCTGATCGTGCTGCGAGCCCAAGCGTTTGTCAAACGCCAACCTGCTGAGACTGCGCTGGATATCGAACAGGCGGTGGAAATGCCCAAGGGAGATCAAGATCAGACAGGTATGCAGTCATCGCTGATGCAGCAGCTGCGATCGCAGATTGTAGCTGAAACAATTGACCCATCGGAAGGGGTATTGCGCGATCGCGTCATCTCCGAACTGTTGGAATATCTAGAGTCTCAAGATCAATCAGACTGTGTAGATTACCTAGTCTTAAAACTCCAAGACTTGGCAGCCCCAGATATTGACGCTATTCTCGGTATAACGCCCCGCGAGCGCGATTACCTGCAACAGCGCTTTAAGTACCATGTGGAAAAATTCGCTCGCGTCTCCCACTGGAAACTCGTACATCAGTGGTTAGGGGCAGATATCGACCAAAAACTGGGAATGTCTTCTCAGCAATGGGAAACGTTTTTCGATCGACTTTCCCCCCAACAACAGCAGCTACTGCATCTCAAACAGAACCACAAACTTGACGAGGAAATTGCCAAAGCCCTCAAAGTGACGCCCAAACAGGTGCAAAAGCAGTGGATGAATATGTTGGAAATCGCTTGGAAGGTTCGCAACTCGGAAACCCCGAAGCCCAAGGCTGTAGGCGAAAGGGGCGGTTGTTGTTCATTGTCCGTAGCTGTTGGGAGCAAGGGTAAGCTTGTAGCGTAG
- a CDS encoding tetratricopeptide repeat protein, which produces MLNSTVLHQEAIAWHQQKCFLQAEQKYKEALQHSPNNADIWSDLAILYYHTQRYQEALEIINQATNFGKPKAIYYFRLGLILEKTGQISHSIRAYQQSISLDNQWIDSYVNLGSLLFEQGNLFKAETFFTQAIALNPRCTKCHYFLGKILMARRQIDDAIRAYKTALELQPENYNILYDLGMALQTKDKSESSGLLFLGHAFYYQNNYVAAVKYYQDFVENNETNTLSINEITQLYFNLIASLYHLEQDEEAVQLYRQAIQLYPNAYDIRMKLVDFLYSCGRVKDAIEFTHDAPNFLKENLYFKRRNSLMLPIIYENKEEIDFYRNRFSQGLEDLIQHRYLETPEATKNALLDIGVHTNFYLAYQGQNDLKLQSQYGQFLHQIIAANFSEFIKPLSMPSLGQDDRIRIGYISNYFYSYHTVTHLFLGWLRHCDREKFNVYCYQLGTASDVLTLKFLEHHSDSYYHLPHEQSLDINFIKRVSEKIISDRLHVLVFLDIGMHPYMSIFGSLRLSPVQCTTWAHPVTSGLPTIDYFLSSDLMEPLDAENHYSEKLIRLPNIGISYPKPDILSPTKTRLDFQLRDNAIVYLCCQSLYKYLPQYDRIFTEIASRVPQAQFAFISNKSPYVTKQFRLRLQEAFERVGLNSGDYCVILPQQYQIDYWNLNLISDIFLDTISWSGGRTTLEAIACKLPIVTCPGEFMRGRHSYAILKMLGVTETIAQDEAEYIEIAVKLGLNRSWRESIVEQMNQRHSYLYDDQVCVAALEEFYQRVVQDFKFEI; this is translated from the coding sequence ATGTTAAATTCAACCGTCCTGCATCAAGAAGCGATCGCTTGGCACCAGCAAAAGTGTTTTCTCCAAGCAGAACAGAAATATAAGGAAGCTTTACAGCACAGTCCCAATAACGCAGATATTTGGAGCGATTTAGCAATACTATATTACCATACACAGCGATATCAAGAGGCTTTAGAAATAATTAATCAGGCAACAAACTTTGGCAAACCAAAAGCTATTTATTATTTCAGACTAGGTTTAATACTTGAAAAAACAGGTCAAATTTCCCATTCTATTCGGGCTTATCAACAGTCAATATCTCTGGATAATCAGTGGATTGATTCTTATGTAAATTTAGGTTCTCTTCTATTTGAACAAGGCAATCTATTCAAAGCAGAAACATTTTTTACTCAGGCGATCGCGCTCAATCCTCGCTGTACAAAGTGTCATTATTTTCTTGGTAAAATCTTAATGGCACGGCGTCAAATTGACGATGCAATTCGTGCATATAAAACAGCCCTTGAATTGCAACCAGAAAACTATAATATCCTCTACGATTTGGGAATGGCATTACAGACAAAAGACAAGTCAGAATCAAGCGGTCTTCTTTTTCTCGGTCATGCCTTTTATTACCAAAATAACTATGTTGCAGCAGTTAAATATTATCAAGATTTTGTAGAAAATAACGAAACCAATACTCTATCCATTAACGAAATCACGCAACTTTACTTCAATTTAATCGCAAGTCTCTACCATTTGGAACAAGACGAAGAGGCAGTTCAACTCTATCGTCAAGCAATACAACTTTATCCAAATGCCTATGATATACGCATGAAATTAGTAGATTTTTTGTATTCGTGTGGGCGAGTTAAGGACGCTATCGAATTTACTCACGATGCACCAAATTTTCTTAAAGAAAACTTGTACTTTAAGCGGAGAAATTCATTAATGCTGCCGATTATTTATGAAAATAAAGAAGAAATAGATTTTTATCGAAATCGCTTTAGTCAAGGCTTAGAAGATCTAATTCAGCACAGATATTTGGAAACACCCGAAGCTACAAAAAATGCTTTATTAGATATAGGAGTACACACAAACTTTTATTTAGCTTACCAAGGCCAAAATGATTTAAAATTACAAAGCCAGTATGGGCAATTTTTACATCAAATTATTGCTGCGAATTTTTCCGAATTTATTAAACCTTTATCCATGCCATCACTAGGACAAGATGACCGGATTCGGATTGGGTATATTTCAAATTATTTTTATAGTTATCATACAGTAACTCATTTATTTCTTGGTTGGCTACGCCATTGCGATCGCGAAAAATTTAATGTTTATTGCTATCAACTAGGTACAGCCTCGGATGTCTTAACTCTCAAATTTTTGGAGCATCATAGCGATAGTTATTATCACCTGCCACATGAGCAAAGTTTAGATATTAATTTTATCAAAAGAGTGTCTGAAAAAATTATTAGCGATCGGCTTCATGTGCTGGTTTTTCTAGATATAGGTATGCACCCATACATGAGCATATTTGGGAGTTTAAGACTTAGCCCTGTTCAATGTACAACCTGGGCACATCCAGTAACTTCTGGTTTACCGACTATCGATTACTTCCTATCTAGCGATTTGATGGAACCGCTTGATGCTGAAAACCACTACTCAGAAAAATTAATTCGGTTGCCTAATATTGGAATTTCTTACCCTAAACCAGATATTTTGTCACCAACAAAGACTCGTTTAGATTTTCAACTGCGAGACAATGCGATCGTCTATTTATGCTGTCAGTCTCTTTATAAGTATCTACCCCAATACGATCGCATATTTACTGAAATTGCCAGCCGTGTTCCCCAGGCTCAATTTGCTTTTATCTCTAACAAAAGCCCTTATGTTACCAAACAGTTCCGACTGCGTTTGCAAGAAGCTTTTGAGCGGGTTGGGTTAAATAGCGGGGATTATTGTGTAATATTGCCCCAGCAGTATCAGATTGATTATTGGAATCTCAATTTGATTTCAGATATATTTCTGGATACCATCAGCTGGTCTGGAGGTAGAACAACCTTAGAAGCTATTGCCTGTAAATTACCTATTGTCACTTGTCCCGGCGAATTTATGCGCGGTCGCCATTCCTACGCAATTTTGAAAATGCTCGGAGTCACCGAAACAATTGCTCAAGATGAAGCTGAATATATTGAAATTGCTGTGAAATTAGGCTTGAATCGATCGTGGCGAGAAAGTATTGTGGAACAAATGAACCAGCGCCACAGTTATCTCTACGATGACCAAGTTTGTGTAGCAGCGCTGGAGGAATTTTATCAGCGGGTAGTTCAGGATTTCAAATTTGAGATTTGA
- a CDS encoding glutathione S-transferase family protein: protein MSEFSLVIGDKNYSSWSLRPWLVLKQLGIDFDEVSIPLYTGTYKQEILRYSSNGKVPILIHNNLTIWESLSINEYLAECFPEAKLWTQDRQVRAIARSISNEMHAGFLNLRQNMSMNICASLPGQGREPGVTEDIQRIANIWQDCRQKFGKSGDFLFGDFSIADAMFAPVVSRFITYGVELDPISQAYIKTIWSLPAMQEWVSAAQAEQAETENRTN from the coding sequence ATGTCAGAATTTAGTTTAGTAATTGGCGACAAAAACTATTCTTCTTGGTCTCTGCGTCCTTGGTTAGTTCTCAAACAATTAGGGATTGACTTTGACGAAGTAAGTATTCCTCTTTATACGGGTACATATAAACAGGAAATTTTGCGTTATTCTTCCAATGGTAAAGTGCCGATATTAATACACAATAATTTGACAATATGGGAATCATTATCAATTAATGAGTACTTAGCAGAATGTTTTCCAGAAGCAAAACTATGGACCCAAGACCGGCAAGTAAGAGCGATCGCTCGTTCTATTAGTAACGAAATGCACGCGGGTTTTCTCAATCTGCGCCAAAATATGTCGATGAACATTTGCGCTAGTTTACCTGGACAAGGGAGAGAACCAGGAGTAACAGAGGATATTCAACGCATCGCTAACATTTGGCAAGATTGTCGGCAAAAGTTTGGTAAGTCAGGAGACTTTCTCTTCGGTGATTTCAGTATTGCTGATGCCATGTTTGCTCCTGTTGTTTCCCGTTTTATTACTTATGGTGTAGAATTAGATCCGATTTCCCAAGCCTACATAAAAACTATTTGGTCTTTGCCAGCGATGCAAGAATGGGTAAGTGCTGCTCAAGCTGAACAAGCTGAAACAGAAAACAGAACGAATTGA
- a CDS encoding tetratricopeptide repeat protein codes for MDFEEAIKVLDATVFAKKKLHLRDVELVILRGTWQDKRYHEIAKASGYTATYLQQDIGPKLWNLISEVLGEKVSKTNFQAPLERLWQASLRAEAQKPASSESSSGLEIEQTINNQNAIFLGREKAIADLNTMLDQRAKIILILGEGGIGKTLLCWEFLNSGRFDLILDLWMAKETENITSAKKEVEKWLRQHFNEEPGGDFGVTLERLRQKLREQTKKVAVLIDNLEPALDRDGKFIAAHRDYVELLRVLADPGINCITLITSRERLGESAVTFKHYKLEGLDLATWEQFFNSHKIKTDSIALKEALSAMHKAYKGNAKAMHIVSGVIEIDWECDLEAYWQINENDLLSESVLKDLVVTQFNRLKQIDPEAYKLLCRLGCYRYQDVRSVFLDGILYLLWDVPEEQRSQVVKSLRDRSLLDFYKGEYGLHPVIRAEAIARLRTSDEWETVNRQAAEFWTKSVETVENLEDALKALEAYYHYTYLNEFDLAAEIIIKERPPNSKNMEQKESLSHSFIRMGLVQNINSVITPIINKISNEYYLALIYGDFGGNYHRLGDLQNALKFYYASREKAIKCLSDELLLSKICKDENSKFELKRREIGILFAISACKVGLGETKEALKSYEETVENTLNTNLHVFAILSWFGQAVLYSNRESAEYDKQKAYQLLEKGEQAYKELPPTIKTLWWIAIYSSLWLGLVYSNSGENEKAFEMFSRVKVYAEENNSKHNKGHALNGLTGVYRNVNEFEKALENHAEAIKIFQGLGAKADLADAYYQLGLTYQKMGNIEDSNKKFAEAISLYEQIVAPKQIVKIQRAKLKNDYLNEDLAS; via the coding sequence ATGGACTTTGAAGAAGCAATAAAAGTTCTAGACGCCACAGTCTTTGCCAAGAAAAAGCTCCACTTAAGAGATGTGGAATTGGTGATACTTCGGGGCACTTGGCAAGATAAGAGGTATCACGAGATTGCGAAAGCTTCAGGCTATACCGCTACCTACCTACAGCAAGACATTGGCCCGAAATTGTGGAACCTAATTTCGGAAGTATTAGGGGAAAAGGTCAGTAAAACAAATTTTCAAGCCCCACTGGAGAGGCTATGGCAAGCTTCGTTGAGAGCAGAGGCCCAAAAGCCTGCCAGTTCTGAGTCTTCCTCTGGCTTAGAAATAGAGCAAACAATAAATAATCAGAATGCCATTTTTCTTGGACGAGAAAAAGCGATCGCAGATCTCAACACTATGCTCGACCAAAGAGCTAAAATTATACTGATTCTGGGTGAGGGCGGTATAGGCAAGACTCTGCTATGCTGGGAGTTCCTCAACAGTGGCCGGTTCGACTTGATTTTGGATCTCTGGATGGCTAAAGAGACCGAAAACATCACCAGCGCCAAAAAGGAAGTTGAGAAATGGCTAAGACAACACTTTAACGAGGAGCCGGGAGGAGATTTCGGCGTCACCCTAGAGCGCCTGAGACAAAAGCTGCGAGAGCAGACTAAAAAAGTTGCAGTGTTGATTGATAACCTAGAACCAGCTTTGGATAGAGATGGCAAATTTATTGCCGCTCACCGCGACTACGTAGAATTATTAAGAGTATTGGCTGACCCCGGCATTAATTGCATTACCCTGATTACCAGCCGCGAGCGACTGGGAGAATCTGCGGTGACGTTTAAGCACTATAAGTTGGAAGGGTTGGATCTAGCTACATGGGAACAGTTTTTTAACAGCCACAAAATAAAGACTGATTCGATCGCTTTGAAAGAAGCTTTGAGTGCAATGCACAAAGCCTATAAAGGTAATGCGAAAGCTATGCACATCGTTTCTGGAGTAATTGAAATAGATTGGGAATGCGATCTGGAAGCTTATTGGCAAATAAATGAAAATGATTTGTTGAGTGAAAGTGTTTTAAAAGATTTAGTGGTCACTCAGTTCAACCGTCTGAAACAAATCGACCCCGAAGCTTATAAACTGCTCTGCCGTCTGGGATGCTATCGTTATCAAGATGTACGATCGGTATTCTTAGATGGAATTTTGTATTTGCTATGGGATGTGCCAGAGGAACAACGCAGTCAGGTGGTTAAATCATTGCGCGATCGCTCTTTATTAGATTTCTACAAGGGAGAATACGGTCTGCATCCAGTAATTCGGGCAGAAGCGATAGCTCGGCTAAGAACAAGCGATGAATGGGAAACCGTCAACCGCCAAGCAGCGGAATTTTGGACGAAAAGTGTTGAAACCGTTGAAAATCTAGAAGATGCACTGAAAGCTTTGGAAGCTTATTATCACTACACATATCTGAATGAATTCGATCTAGCAGCTGAGATAATCATAAAAGAGAGACCACCTAACTCCAAAAACATGGAACAAAAAGAGTCCCTCAGTCACTCATTTATTAGGATGGGTCTAGTCCAAAACATAAATTCTGTAATAACGCCCATAATTAACAAAATTTCTAATGAATATTATTTAGCCCTAATTTATGGTGACTTTGGAGGAAATTACCATCGTTTAGGCGATTTACAAAACGCTCTTAAGTTTTATTATGCTTCCAGAGAAAAGGCAATCAAATGCCTGTCGGATGAATTGCTGCTATCTAAAATATGTAAAGACGAAAATAGCAAATTTGAACTAAAAAGACGCGAGATTGGAATTTTGTTTGCCATAAGTGCTTGTAAAGTAGGACTTGGTGAAACTAAAGAAGCGCTCAAATCTTACGAAGAAACTGTAGAAAATACATTAAATACTAATTTGCACGTATTTGCAATATTGTCTTGGTTCGGCCAAGCCGTTTTATACTCAAACAGAGAATCAGCCGAATACGACAAACAAAAGGCATATCAATTGCTTGAGAAGGGCGAACAAGCTTATAAGGAACTTCCACCAACGATAAAAACTCTATGGTGGATAGCTATATATAGCTCGTTGTGGTTAGGTTTAGTATATAGCAATTCTGGAGAAAATGAAAAGGCTTTTGAAATGTTTAGCCGAGTGAAAGTATATGCTGAAGAAAACAACTCCAAGCATAATAAAGGTCACGCTTTAAATGGGTTAACAGGGGTGTATCGAAACGTAAATGAGTTTGAGAAAGCGCTGGAAAATCATGCCGAAGCTATCAAAATCTTCCAGGGATTGGGAGCAAAAGCCGACCTAGCTGATGCTTATTATCAGCTCGGATTGACTTATCAAAAGATGGGGAACATTGAGGATAGTAATAAAAAATTTGCCGAAGCAATTAGCCTATATGAGCAGATAGTAGCACCCAAGCAAATTGTGAAAATACAAAGGGCAAAGCTTAAAAATGACTATTTAAATGAGGATCTCGCCAGCTAA
- a CDS encoding fructosamine kinase family protein, translating into MWKQIDAHITQVTGEKFHSQQRLKVSGGCINQGYAISNGSSTYFAKLNQASQVDMFEAESLGLQEMWETQTIRIPKPICWGIADESAYIVLEWLELGGKGGTSAWSEMGRQLAAMHKASSSKGFGWNPNNTIGSTPQINTWTSDWAEFFTEHRIGYQLKLASRQGGSFSQGERLLKAIPELLASHEPQPSLVHGDLWSGNASITTSDEPVIFDPALYYGDREVDIAMTELFGGFPAAFYGGYNEAWPLDPGYDRRKTLYNLYHILNHYNLFGGGYESQANQMIKQILK; encoded by the coding sequence ATATGGAAACAAATTGATGCTCATATTACCCAGGTGACTGGCGAGAAATTTCACAGCCAGCAGAGGCTCAAGGTGAGTGGCGGCTGTATCAATCAAGGCTACGCTATTAGCAACGGCTCTAGCACCTATTTCGCCAAACTCAACCAAGCGTCGCAAGTTGATATGTTTGAGGCAGAGTCGCTGGGACTGCAAGAAATGTGGGAAACGCAGACTATCCGCATTCCCAAACCAATTTGCTGGGGAATTGCGGACGAGTCTGCCTACATAGTATTAGAATGGCTCGAACTGGGTGGTAAAGGTGGAACGAGTGCTTGGTCAGAGATGGGGCGTCAGTTGGCGGCGATGCACAAAGCCTCCAGCAGTAAAGGGTTCGGTTGGAATCCCAACAATACGATCGGTTCCACACCTCAGATTAATACTTGGACATCTGATTGGGCAGAGTTTTTTACCGAACACAGGATTGGCTATCAACTAAAATTGGCGTCTCGACAGGGTGGTAGCTTTAGCCAGGGAGAGCGTTTACTCAAAGCGATTCCAGAACTGCTGGCGAGTCATGAACCTCAACCATCTTTGGTACATGGCGATTTATGGTCGGGTAATGCCTCGATTACAACGTCAGATGAGCCGGTAATTTTTGACCCTGCACTATATTATGGCGATCGCGAAGTGGATATCGCCATGACGGAATTGTTTGGCGGTTTCCCCGCCGCATTTTATGGCGGTTATAACGAAGCTTGGCCTCTAGATCCGGGCTACGATCGGCGCAAAACGCTCTACAACTTATACCACATTCTCAATCACTACAATTTGTTTGGCGGCGGTTACGAGTCGCAGGCAAACCAGATGATTAAGCAAATTTTAAAATAG
- a CDS encoding M16 family metallopeptidase — MTSTLLKSPPLNAPTLCRLPNGLTIVAEQMPVEAVNLSLWVNVGSAVESDEINGMAHFLEHMVFKGTNRLASGEFERYVEERGAVTNAATSQDYTHFYITSAPKDFAALAPLQIDVVLNPNIPDEAFERERSVVLEEIRRAEDNPRRRTYQRSIETAFDQLPYRRPVLGPASVIEGLTPQQMRDFHAGWYQPQSITAVVVGNLPVKELIDIVTDGFMQGRGKSYLATQSGAVDRPTFQSEQPFKEIVRREYIDESLQQARLIVVWRVPGLTQLNQTYPLDVIAAILGQGRTSRLVRDLREDRRLVTNISASNMTYQFQGTFQISAQLPLENVAEVETAIAQHIRTLQTEPVTEAEIARVRTQVGNRFVFANETPSDRAGIYGYYQSLVGDLAPSMNYPARIQALDEVDLQLAADRYLFDDAYGVVVLKPNA; from the coding sequence ATGACATCAACCCTGCTGAAATCTCCACCGCTAAACGCCCCCACACTCTGCCGACTACCTAACGGTCTGACAATTGTGGCCGAACAGATGCCGGTGGAAGCCGTGAACCTGAGTCTCTGGGTGAACGTTGGCTCAGCGGTAGAATCGGATGAGATCAACGGCATGGCTCATTTTTTGGAACACATGGTTTTTAAAGGAACCAACAGACTGGCAAGCGGTGAGTTTGAGCGATACGTTGAAGAGCGAGGCGCAGTCACCAACGCCGCGACCAGTCAAGATTACACTCATTTTTACATCACATCGGCTCCCAAAGATTTTGCCGCTTTGGCACCATTGCAGATAGATGTAGTGCTTAACCCCAACATTCCAGACGAGGCGTTTGAACGGGAGAGATCGGTAGTTTTAGAAGAAATTCGTCGCGCAGAAGATAATCCCCGCCGCCGCACTTACCAGCGATCGATCGAAACCGCCTTTGACCAACTGCCCTACCGTCGCCCAGTCTTAGGCCCAGCATCGGTAATTGAAGGGCTTACCCCTCAGCAGATGCGCGATTTTCATGCCGGTTGGTATCAACCTCAGTCGATAACTGCCGTAGTAGTAGGTAATCTCCCGGTTAAAGAATTAATTGATATTGTCACAGACGGATTTATGCAGGGTCGGGGCAAGTCATACTTAGCCACTCAATCTGGGGCAGTCGATCGCCCTACTTTCCAGTCAGAACAGCCTTTTAAAGAAATTGTTCGCCGCGAGTATATTGATGAAAGCTTACAGCAAGCACGGCTGATCGTGGTTTGGCGAGTGCCCGGTTTGACTCAGTTAAATCAAACATATCCGCTGGATGTAATAGCGGCAATTTTAGGACAAGGGCGGACATCTAGGTTGGTGCGGGATTTGCGGGAGGATCGGCGGTTAGTTACCAATATTTCTGCCAGCAATATGACTTATCAGTTTCAGGGTACGTTCCAGATTTCAGCGCAGTTGCCGTTAGAAAATGTAGCGGAAGTTGAAACTGCGATCGCGCAACACATCCGCACCCTCCAAACAGAACCCGTTACCGAAGCGGAGATTGCCCGCGTCCGCACACAAGTGGGAAATCGGTTTGTTTTTGCTAACGAAACGCCAAGCGATCGGGCCGGAATATACGGCTATTATCAATCCCTGGTGGGAGATTTAGCGCCATCTATGAATTATCCAGCTCGCATTCAAGCCCTGGATGAGGTGGATCTTCAACTTGCTGCCGATCGGTATTTGTTTGATGATGCTTATGGTGTAGTAGTTCTTAAGCCTAACGCCTAA